In Erigeron canadensis isolate Cc75 chromosome 6, C_canadensis_v1, whole genome shotgun sequence, the following are encoded in one genomic region:
- the LOC122606072 gene encoding BTB/POZ and TAZ domain-containing protein 4-like, producing the protein MKATSEENRLNAKEIEPVSPPSLGPSTTTIKGCLLNKSRSALVRRNCYISQKRETWDRLFDDAYKADVEIHTNCDTHIYAHASILGFASPVFRGMFKKSRSNHQISIHGVAPEAVRIFIRFLYSSCYEEAQMEEHIISLLVLSHAFVVPQLKRECEYQLEHRFLNVDNVVDVFQLSLLCDAPRLSIICQRFVLTCFKAAFSSAGWKAMRASHPNLEKKLIEYVKFEDYRRKDNMRKFTERKVYLQLYEAMEALVHICKDGCRTIGPQDNNNNKKNMLKAEDQKPCKYEACKGLESLLHHFAGCKLKAPGGCLHCQRMWHLLELHARICANSNVCKVPLCRKFKQRIMKDSKKKKHNKKDEMKWKILVRKIMRTKSITGAPYFTLASTRG; encoded by the exons ATGAAAGCTACCTCTGAAGAAAACCGGTTGAATGCCAAAGAAATCGAACCTGTGTCTCCTCCATCACTTGGTCCATCAACAACAACCATCAAGGGATGCCTGTTGAACAAAAGTCGATCAGCATTAGTACGAAGAAACTGTTATATCTCGCAAAAGAGGGAAACATGGGACCGTCTTTTTGATGACGCTTATAAAGCAGATGTTGAGATTCATACAAATTGTGACACCCACATCTATGCACATGCTAGCATTCTG GGCTTTGCCTCCCCTGTTTTCAGAGGCATGTTCAAGAAATCAAGAAGCAATCATCAAATATCAATTCATGGGGTTGCACCAGAGGCTGTTCGCATATTTATCCGCTTCTTGTACTCTTCATG CTATGAAGAAGCGCAAATGGAGGAACATATAATTTCCCTTTTGGTCCTTTCTCATGCTTTTGTTGTACCTCAACTAAAACGAGAGTGCGAGTATCAGCTTGAGCACAGATTCCTTAATGTTGACAATGTAGTTGATGTGTTTCAGCTATCATTGTTGTGTGATGCACCCCGACTTAGTATCATTTGCCAACGGTTTGTCCTAACGTGCTTTAAAGCAGCCTTTTCGTCTGCAGGATGGAAGGCCATGAGGGCCAGTCATCCAAATCTTGAAAAGAAACTTATTGAATATGTCAAGTTTGAAGATTAT AGACGAAAGGACAATATGAGAAAGTTTACGGAAAGGAAGGTTTATTTACAACTATATGAGGCAATGGAAGCTCTTGTTCATATATGCAAAGATGGATGTAGGACAATTGGTCcacaagataataataataataagaagaatatGCTAAAAGCAGAGGATCAAAAGCCTTGCAAGTATGAAGCTTGCAAGGGTCTAGAATCCCTTTTGCACCATTTTGCCGGATGCAAGTTAAAAGCCCCGGGTGGCTGTCTTCATTGCCAACGAATGTGGCACCTTTTGGAGTTACATGCTCGTATATGCGCTAATTCTAACGTTTGCAAGGTTCCTTTATGCAG GAAATTTAAACAGAGGATCATGAAAGATAGCAAGAAGAAGAAACATAACAAGAAGGACGAGATGAAGTGGAAAATATTGGTGAGGAAAATCATGAGAACGAAGAGCATCACCGGAGCTCCTTATTTTACTTTGGCATCTACACGAGGGTGA
- the LOC122606066 gene encoding formin-like protein 6 codes for MTRLLFILSFLTLLSVAHPTRRILHQPLFPVSSEPPPDTQLPPPAPPITTTPDGDQPFFNENPNGNTQVQPIPTPSPPVVVGPDSSNNISHPIASQPPSKPAKKIAVAISVGIVTLGMLSAFAFFVYKHKSKQASDSQKLVGSRHNSRRNSTVDNDPPSSFLYIGTVEPSVRETTNLPPNVSPYHKLNSVKISERYRPSPDLQPLPPLSKPQEPPPVSHSPPAMSSSSSDDEEDTENNDFYTPHGSNASTKSKLSQSSNNSSSLVIQDRKVARSTSLVAHSKRTSPRSRLSVSSSSSPDTKHRNNPHPPPIVPTTMEYSQPLAITYGPRRTKFAAPPPPPDMTRLNSIDNQSHKKPKLFPPPPPPPPPPPPPQPATTVQKMGISPVKVPCIQKVAMPESRSLSPKVIPGIVKQKPLEEVNNNGVEGDDADESKPKLKPLHWDKVRATSDRATVWDQLKSSSFQLNEDMMESLFGCNSAKSAKKEETPRSVLPPVEKENRVLDPKKSQNIAILLRALNVTRDEVSEALLDGNPEGLGAELLETLVKMAPTKEEEIKLRDYKGDMSKLGSAERFLKAILDIPFAFKRVEAMLYRANFETEVKYLRTSFSVLEAASEELKSSRLFLKLLEAVLRTGNRMNVGTNRGEATAFKLDTLLKLVDIKGTDGKTTLLHFVVQEIIRSEGTESDAKSNGFSAAAFKKQGLQVVGGLSRELSNVKKAAGMDSDVLSGYVTKLENGLQKIRLTGHDKPDMQGNFFESMKIFFKEAEAEIKKIKMDERKALASVRDVTEYFHGDTAREGAQPFRIFMIVRDFLGVLDHVCKEVSQMQEKTMMGSARSFRIAATASLPVLNRFNVHPSTSSDDESSYSSP; via the exons ATGACTAGACTTCTTTTTATCCTATCTTTTTTAACCTTACTCTCAGTAGCTCATCCCACTAGAAGAATTCTCCACCAGCCACTCTTTCCAGTCAGCTCAGAACCACCACCAGACACCCAACTTCCACCACCAGCACCACCAATCACCACCACCCCAGATGGAGACCAACCATTCTTCAACGAAAACCCGAATGGAAACACCCAAGTTCAACCTATACCGACACCGAGTCCACCAGTCGTGGTTGGACCCGATTCAAGTAACAACATTTCACACCCTATTGCCTCACAACCACCTTCCAAACCAGCCAAGAAAATAGCTGTTGCTATTTCTGTTGGGATTGTCACACTAGGAATGCTGTCTGCATTCGCGTTTTTCGTTTACAAACATAAGTCTAAACAAGCTAGTGACTCGCAGAAACTTGTCGGTAGCAGACATAATTCGCGACGAAATAGTACTGTCGACAATGATCCACCTTCTAGTTTTCTTTATATCGGAACAGTTGAACCCTCGGTTCGTGAAACAACGAATCTGCCACCTAATGTGTCTCCGTATCATAAACTGAATTCGGTTAAAATATCAGAGAGGTATAGACCAAGCCCTGATCTTCAGCCACTTCCACCATTGAGTAAACCCCAAGAACCGCCACCGGTTAGCCATTCGCCCCCAGCGatgtcttcttcatcatctgatgatgaagaagataccgaaaataatgatttttataCACCTCATGGATCAAATGCAAGCACTAAATCAAAATTGAGTCAGTCTAGTAATAACAGTTCGAGTTTGGTGATTCAAGATAGAAAAGTAGCACGGTCGACTAGCCTTGTGGCTCATTCGAAAAGAACTTCACCTAGGTCGAGGCTCTCggtttcttcttcatcttcaccTGATACAAAACATAGAAATAATCCACATCCACCACCAATAGTTCCTACAACAATGGAGTATAGTCAGCCATTAGCTATAACATATGGTCCAAGAAGGACTAAATTCGCAGCACCACCGCCTCCACCGGATATGACACGTTTGAATTCCATAGATAATCAATCTCACAAAAAGCCTAAACTAtttccaccaccgccaccaccaccgccaccaccgccgccaccacagCCAGCAACGACTGTGCAAAAGATGGGCATCTCTCCAGTAAAGGTGCCCTGCATTCAAAAAGTTGCAATGCCAGAATCAAGGAGTCTTAGTCCTAAAGTAATTCCTGGAATTGTGAAACAAAAGCCATTGGAGGAAGTAAACAACAATGGTGTTGAGGGGGATGATGCAGACGAGTCGAAACCAAAACTGAAGCCTTTACACTGGGACAAAGTACGGGCAACTTCTGATAGAGCAACCGTATGGGACCAGCTAAAATCGAGCTCCTTTCA ACTAAATGAGGACATGATGGAGTCTCTTTTTGGGTGTAATTCTGCTAAATCAGCTAAGAAAGAAGAAACACCAAGATCTGTTCTTCCTCCGGTTGAAAAGGAAAACAGAGTTTTGGATCCAAAAAAGTCACAAAACATAGCCATTCTGCTAAGAGCGTTGAATGTAACAAGGGATGAGGTATCTGAAGCACTTCTAGATG GAAATCCAGAAGGCTTAGGTGCTGAACTCCTGGAAACACTGGTAAAGATGGCTCCAACCAAAGAAGAAGAGATAAAACTTAGAGATTATAAAGGTGACATGTCAAAATTAGGGTCTGCAGAAAGATTTCTAAAGGCAATACTTGATATACCATTCGCATTTAAACGAGTTGAGGCCATGCTTTACAGAGCTAACTTTGAAACTGAAGTCAAATACCTCAGGACTTCCTTTTCAGTACTAGAG GCAGCAAGTGAGGAACTAAAGAGCAGTCGTCTTTTCCTCAAACTCCTTGAAGCTGTTTTAAGAACGGGAAATCGTATGAATGTTGGCACAAATCGTGGTGAAGCTACAGCTTTTAAACTTGACACACTCTTAAAACTAGTAGACATAAAAGGGACAGACGGGAAAACGACATTGCTTCACTTTGTAGTCCAAGAGATTATAAGGTCTGAAGGCACAGAATCTGATGCTAAAAGCAACGGTTTTTCTGCTGCAGCATTTAAGAAGCAAGGGTTGCAGGTTGTTGGTGGGCTGAGTAGAGAATTAAGTAATGTCAAGAAAGCAGCAGGAATGGACTCAGATGTTCTAAGTGGCTATGTTACAAAGCTTGAAAATGGACTCCAAAAGATTAGATTGACAGGTCATGACAAGCCAGATATGCAAGGGAACTTCTTTGAGTCAatgaaaatcttttttaaagaagcagaagcagaaattaaaaagatcaagatggatgaaagaaAGGCATTGGCGTCTGTGAGAGATGTAACAGAGTATTTCCATGGTGACACTGCACGGGAAGGGGCTCAACCGTTCAGAATCTTTATGATTGTAAGGGATTTTTTAGGCGTATTGGACCATGTTTGTAAAGAAGTCAGTCAAATGCAAGAAAAAACTATGATGGGTTCAGCAAGATCGTTCAGGATTGCTGCCACTGCATCATTACCGGTTTTAAACAGGTTCAACGTGCATCCTAGTACAAGTTCTGATGATGAAAGCTCATACTCATCTCCATGA